One window of the Acidobacteriota bacterium genome contains the following:
- a CDS encoding GNAT family N-acetyltransferase — MFEEITTPRLLLRPYRESDAVRFTELVNDPLIYRNVGRVRAGQTLEQTREIQAERQARNARGESAGRIVTLDGELIGLVGGGRDAETGAFEIGYWIAPHWWGQGLATEAAGAFRDHLVRTFGAHTLTADYFQDNPASGRVLTKIGFVETSRGEAHCMGRDQIVPIVRMTWTRPAGEGGSHG; from the coding sequence ATGTTTGAGGAAATCACCACCCCGCGCCTGCTGCTGAGACCGTATCGCGAGAGCGACGCCGTCCGCTTTACCGAACTCGTCAACGATCCGCTGATCTACCGGAACGTGGGCCGTGTGCGCGCGGGCCAGACCCTGGAACAGACCCGCGAAATCCAGGCCGAGCGCCAGGCCCGCAACGCGCGGGGCGAGAGCGCCGGACGCATCGTGACGCTTGACGGCGAACTGATCGGCCTGGTCGGCGGTGGCCGGGACGCGGAGACGGGCGCCTTCGAAATCGGCTACTGGATCGCGCCGCACTGGTGGGGCCAGGGCCTCGCCACGGAAGCGGCCGGCGCGTTCAGGGACCACCTCGTCAGGACCTTTGGCGCCCACACGCTGACGGCGGACTACTTCCAGGACAACCCGGCCTCCGGCCGCGTTCTGACGAAAATCGGCTTCGTCGAAACCAGCCGGGGCGAAGCGCATTGTATGGGCCGGGACCAGATCGTGCCGATCGTTCGCATGACCTGGACCCGGCCTGCAGGTGAGGGAGGCAGCCATGGGTGA